A window of Sorex araneus isolate mSorAra2 chromosome 3, mSorAra2.pri, whole genome shotgun sequence genomic DNA:
GTCCAGGGGCTCCACTGGCTATTCTCAGTCAgctgggccagtggttcaatgcatgGGTCCGAGAATACTATACTGTTTGGCTGCAGTGCCTGGGGATTATCTGGGACACTAAGACTGCACCACATAGTGCTtagggagccatgtggtgccagggatcgaacctggcacaggtcactgtactatctcccagtccTATGAGTGCATTTGACATTGTCACCCCTAAACACTACTGAGAATGACCCTTGACCCccaagcaaagagccaagagtaacctccaagcaccatcaggtatagtccaaaaaaacaaaaaacaaaaaagaccacaATGGGAACAAATActgatgcatgccttgcatacaacttAACTCCTGTACAAAATCCCCAGCCTCTACAAACAATTTTTTGGGTTGCTTTGATTTTGCTTTgggactatacctggcagtgttgagggggactatatggggcagGAGAACAAAATTGAGACTCcatccctttgaactatctctctggcccctaaaaaatgttctaggggaccatgtgtggtctTTGTCACACAATGTTTTGGTTACAATATATGTCACATAAAACTTATTGCTTTCACTGCTTTTTGTAACAACAattgtgcagtgctcaggggtcaaactCAATGAGCTGGAGGTCATGATACACAGGttgagctcagggcctcacacatgcaaggcacatgttctACTACCCTAGTCTCACATTTTAACCATTTTCTGTGGCATGAAGTACACCTATCTTATTGAACAACCATCACTGCCATCAGTtgccagagctttttttttttttccccatattttcCCACTGGAACTCtataccaaataaaaatgaactccCAATACGTCCTTTCTAACACAGTACCCTCCAACCCCTGGAAACCACCATTCTACTTtctggtgttttttattttatttttttgtgggggaccacacccagcatgctcaggctgagctcagggatgacgcctggtgaggcttgggagaccatattgggtgtcaGTGATCAAAaccagatcagcctcatgcaaggcaagtgccctgtccaatGTACTAAGTCTCTGGCTCCGCCATTCTACTTTCTGCCCCTGTGAATCTGGCTCCTCCAGGTACAGCTAGAATGATTCTTACAACGCAGACCTTCTGTGACTGGCTTATTTCATGTAGCATCATGTTTTCAAAGtttatcatggggctggagcaatagtacagtggatagggtgtttgccttgcacgtggctgactcaggtagatccccagcatcccatatggtgccctgagccctgccaggagtgattcatgagtgcagagccaggagtaacccctgagcatcgccgggtatgaccccccccaaaaaaaaaataataatgctctCTTTAAGGCTGAGTACTATATGCCTAAACCACACTTTTTGTATCCATTCATCTCTCAGGAGCCACCTGGTGCTTCATCCTTTGGCTACTTCAAATAGTGCTGTTTTGCTCTgttgggaggggcggggggaagctgctcagggcttgctcctaagTCTGTGCGCAGGGAGCGCTCCTTTGTGGGTGTGGGGCACTGAacagggtctcctgcatgcaaagcatgagctcagttCACTGAGCTGGAGTTGTGTGGCACCTTTCAGATCCTCCTGATTCTGGCTCCTGGGCATATGCTGAGCGGGGAACACCTCAACAGCCGCTATTGAaaagtgttcaggagctactgtGGAAAAGATATTAGTGATGGCTAAGCCATGCTTTTGCATAGCCGAGCAGGACGTGAAGCGGAGTGAAGGAGACTTGAgacctctcctttcctttcaacCGCATGGTAAAATGAGACTAAGCCAGCCTGCGGGAGAAACTGAAACCCTCCGGCCGGCGTGGGGACAGCAGGGACGCAGAGGCCCGGGGTGCGCAGGCGCGGGGAGGAGGCCCGGGGTCCCGCCCGAGCTCAACCCCGCAGCCTCTGCCAGTCTCGGGCCGCGAGTCTCGCTCTAGTGCCCCACACCCTAGAGACCCCCCGGAACTGTCCGGGAAAGGTCCTGTTGGACCACCCCGCCATCCCAGAGCAGGGCCTGAGCGAACCCGGAAAGCGAGTACCAGTTAGCTAGGGGAGAGGTGCCCGGAAACAAAAAGGCACCAGACCCCTCGGGATCAGCCCTCCCAGTCACTGTGCTCACCTCTTTGTCCGCCGCCTTCTCCTCGATGCCTAGCAGCGCGTACAAGTCCATCTGTAAAAGCTCCTTGGTCACCGCCATGGTGCTCAGTGTGACAGATTCGTACTACAACTCCCAGGAGTCTCAGCGCGCGGGGCTTGTCGGGCCCGGAAAACTCCGTGGCGCTTTGCCCCCTGGGAATTGTGTTCTGCGTCAGACTCGAGCTTCGAGGAAGGAAGCGCCAGATCGTGAGGAAAAAACTACAACTCCCGGCATCCCTCGCTCCCGGCATCGCCCGCTCTCTAGCTAGGGCGGCGAGTCGGGATTCCCTTACAGGCGGCCGTAGGTGGTCGCGATcggtgggcgtgggggtgggtgACAGGGGTGGGCCGAGTGAAGGTTCTTGGGGCTCGCAAGCTGGTGGGCTTGATCTCGGCTCTGTGTGGGTCGTGCAGCGCGGCGCGGGGAGCCGGGATGGAGAGTCGGTGCTACGGCTGCGCTGTCAAGTTCACCATCTTCAAAAAGGAGGCGAGTCTTCTCTCCTTAGGGGATAGAGGGCCAGAGAAGATGCGGAGCAGAAAGAAAAGCTCGGGATTTAAAATCCGAAGACGTGGAGGTTTATCCCCTCTTTTAGTGATGTGGTTTATAAAGTCACTAGGGCTCAGTTTCCATTTCTGAGCTGCCACACCCTCACTTTGGGAATTGGGGTGTTGGGACCGGAGCCgcaagagagagagacgggataGTCGAGAAGACTCTTGCAAGagaaaaagtttattcagaccaacatgctggggctgcacctcagGTGGATGCAGCAGCTTGCGTTagttagggcagcctttttatggCATCTGAGTCCTCAGGGCCAGTCACGTAGTCTCGTCCGGAGCCACTATCTCCGATTCCGCGTGTCCGGAACCACTATCTGCGCTCAGGGCCAGTCACGTAACTGTGTCCGGAGTCACTGTCTGCGGAGCCGTGGGACCAGAGTCACTATCTAGGCTCTGCGTTCTCAGTAACTCCTTCCGTGAGCGGGTCAGATGTTCCCTTATCTTTTAGGCTCGTACGTGATCATCAGCCGACTGGCATACAGATggcaggatgtatgtgacaggacttCGGTACAGTGCATTGTTATGTACAGCTCAAGGGcgtaagcatggttacagaagcagaacaaagcgaggttacaaaagtcaaAAGTGGGCAGCTAACCATTCAACCCAATATAGTTTCTTTCAACTCAACAGGGGTGAAAGTCCAGGAAGGTGCTGGAGTTGCAAATTCCTTGAAAATTGTAAAGTGCGCTTCTGTAGTTCTTGGATTGCAAGGCTTTTCCGTCAGCCAAGTGCAGGATTGGACTATTTACCTTTGTCCAGCCCCACTCCCAcgcctcccatccctccccccacatgcTGTCAGGCTCTAGTCACTACCCTATGACCACGCTCCATCATCCTAGTGCTCAGTTTCTCTGCTCTGATCTTGGCCGTCACGCAGTCGGCCCTTCCAGGCCTTTCTAGTTAGATTATATTgtccttcctcctgctcccagGGCATCGTGGCAAAGTGCCTCTTCCTCAGCATAGACCCCACGCCAGAGGGTCCGATAGTAAACTGCAGGCTTCCTCTGTCTGAATTGTGAACAGGAATTGGGAACCAGATAGGATGAATAAATGGCACTACGTGAAGAAGAAAGAATCTAGAAACTTGGATTTTGGAGGTGGATGCTGAAGAGATACCTTAGTGGGCTGGAGTACAGACTGAATTCAAGaggcctaagtttgatccctgatatcccatggTCTCTGGAACAATCCCAAActcttctgggtatggccccagaacagAAACAAACGGAAATTTGGACTTGGAAGTTAGAGCAATGAGGGTTTAGACTTGAGCTCTGTGGTCATACCCACTGGGGGACCCTGGTTTGGGGTAGGTTATATAATTTCTCTAGCCCCCTGTTAGATTAAAAATAGTGGTGGTTAAGTAATGTGTGCACATTGTAAGGATTAAATCAGGTGATCACTGTTAAGTGTTGAGTTAGCGCCTGGCACACAGTAAGTGCCTCATCAATGGAGCCTATTGTTTTCATCCCACCCAGAGCTctctccttcattccctcccctctcccccttctcttctaGAGCAGAGAAAGGATGGACCTTGCacactctgtagcactgtcactgtcttcccattgctcatcgatttgctcgagtggacaccagtaatagctccattgtgagacttgttactgtttttggcatatcgaatacaccactgatagcttcccaggctctgccgtgcaggcaggatactctcggttcggtagcttgccaagctctccgagaggactggaggaatcgaacctgggttggctgcatgcaaggcaaatgccctacccgccgtgctattgctgcACActctattttatttgggggccacacccagcgcatCTAGGGCATCCACATAAACCATTTCTCCAGTCTTCTGCACTCTTTTATTCTCCTTTGCTGGAGTCCTTGACCCAAAACATGGAAATtggcctctcttcctccctgtgtGGGACTACTGGATAACTAAGTACAGGATaaagggccaaagcaatagtacaatggatagggcattggccttgcatgtggctcaccccggtttaatccccagccacctgagcaccgccaggggtaactgctgagtgcagacccaggagaaacccctgagcattgccagatgtgacccaaaaaagcaaaaacaaaaaacaaacataagtaCAGGGTAGAAGGCTTGGAAGTTCTTTTTTGAGGGGTGCCATGCCAGAGGGTGCTTCTAGTCCTGTGCTTAGTAgtagctcctggtggtgcttgggggtgtcATATACAGTTCTGGGAGTTGGGGATCGAATCTTATTCCTCCTGAATGAAAaacatgtttgttctgttgagccatcactctggcctcaaagCTTGGAAATTTTGTATGAAGCTTTATTTGATTTGAATAAGAGAAGACAGACGGAGGCACTCTACCCACCGCCCCCATCTCTCTCCAGGCCTTaaggctcttctctctctctttgctgcAGCTGTTCACAGCTACGGTgccttctctctgtgtgtatttgtcGAGTTCCAGGAAGGACCCTGCAGGGGTGGGTGCGAGGTGGATCCCTCCTTCATGTTTCTTGTAGTACGGCTGTAAGAATTGTGGCCGGGCCTTCTGTTCTGGCTGCCTTCACTTCAGCGCTGTGGTGCCCCGGGCTGGCAATACCCAACAGAAAGTCTGCAAGGAGTGCCATGAGGTCCTAACCAGGTGAGGGCTCAGCCGAGCATGGCATTCGGCAGCTGACCAGCCTTGAGGCCTTGTGCTCTGAGACTCCGGgtcagctgggggtgggagaggggacgGAGTGCACTGGCCCATGGCGGTAGTTCTGACACTAGACTTCTCATCTATAGAGGATCTTCTCCCAACACCTCCAAATGGTCACCTCCTCAGAACTATAAGAAGTAAGTGCTGAAGAAACAGAATGGTGGTGGGCGGGGAaccagggagcacagagcaggattCTCCTCAGACTCTTCCCCAGGAACCCCAAGGCCTGAGCTCCTAACTGCCCTCATGGGTTCAGAAGTTGCTCATCAGCTTTCCCCAGGAAAGGCTTTGAATCTACCGTGCTCCTTTCGCTGGCCCCTCTGGCTGGCCAGCTGGGCTGGGAAGCAGGGCCACAGAAGCTTGTCCCTCAGAAGTCTCCAGGGATGCCCAAAGGGGATGCAGTGAAGAACAGTGAATGGCTCCTCTTTTCTGCTGTTTCAAAGCCTCTATCTCCTCTTGCCAGGCGCATGGCAGCCTTGGAAGCCAAGCAGAAGCCCAGCGCACCCCAAAACAAGGGCCTAAGCCACCCCGACCAGCTTATTGCTGAGCGCCTTGCGCGGCTCCGCCAGGAGAACAAGCCCAGTGAGTTGGGGCAGGCAGGGTGGTGGCCTAAGCCAGCGTTTCCCGCTGGTGAAAATTGCGTTAAGTGGGGGACCATGGCACAAGACTGCGGGGGCAACCCATAAGATGGAAGCAAGGTCTGCAGGGGACCAGGGTCGGGAAGAGGGTGAGAAGCACTGGGGCTGATAGCCTCCTGGCCTCTGGGGTGGGGTCTGCAGGACCTTACAAgttccccccgcccgcccctatCAATCACAGAGTCAGTGCCCTCATCAGCAGAGATAGAGGCCAGGTTGGCCGCGCTGCGAGATGAACCCCAGCGTCCCATCCCTTCCACCCAGGAGATGGAGGCGCGGCTCGCTGCCCTGCAGGGCAGACCTCCACCTGCACAGGCCTCCCAGCCGGTGAGTGCGGTAGCTCCGGAGGGCTCAAGGGCCAAAGACCCAGCAGAAATCCTGGGAGGGCATGAGGGCCAACAGCCAGCAGAAGTCCCAGAACTTATGTGCCTTGCAGGAGTCAGCAGGGCCTTCCACGCCCACCTCCTGATCCTCGGGCTGTTGCCAGGCAGGGAGCCAGGGCCAAGCAGGattgggtggggaggaaagagtggccccacagtgctcctggggaTGGCCAGACCTGCTCGATTACATGCGCCCTAGATTAGGCCCCTGTGTCTGTGCTGAGAATGCCTTCGAGCCACCTTGCACTGCTGCCCACTGGCCTTGTCTCCTCTGAACAGGCCCATCAGCCACCGGACACCAGAACCCAGACCCAGCAAGCACAGGATCTGCTGACTCAGCTGGGAGCTGAGGTGGCCATTGACCAGAGCTGGGAGCCAGGAGGCCCAGGTAATCCCTTACGGGACTGTCCCAGGGCCGTGGCCCTCCTCTTTCCCCATGAGGGAGAGGCTCTGCCTCCCGCCCTGTGGGAGGTAACTAtcaataagggaaaaaaaatcattctgagtGTTCTCATTTACTATGTTTACTTCTCCACGGGAGCCAATATGACATAGTGGTAAGTGTGAACCCCAAGTTGCACAGCTCACTTAACTAGCTCTGTGACTCTGGGCAAGAGACTTGACCTTTCTAAGTTATGCTGCTTTCCATTGTGAGATGATGGTAAAACCCTCCCAatgggaccagaacaatagtacagcaggtagggtatttgcctggcatgcgaccgacctaggtttgatccccagcatcccatatggtccccgagctcaCCAGAATTgacccctcagtgcagagctagaagtaagtcctgagcactgccgggtatggccccaaaacaaagtaaaaataacaataatagtcactttatcactgtcatcccattgctcatcgatttgttcgagcaggcaccagtaacggctctcattgagagacttattgttactatttttggcatgtccaatacgcacaggtagcttgccaggctctgccgtgcgggctccatactctctgtagcttgctgggctctccgagaggggcggaggaatcgaacatgggttggccacggtgaaaggcgaaagcccaaccgctgtgctattgctccagcccaacaacaacaacaacaaaacaacaacaataataataaatgatattatTATCATATATTGATAGGCAAACTACGAGGTAAATGAGATGGTATAGtgatatgcaaataatgataggCAAACTACGAAGTAAATGAGATGGTATAGTGAGCTGCATGTATCGGTCCTACACAGCTCACAGGAAGTGCTCAGAAAATGTTCTCTGTTACAAAGACAAGAAGgcaatttacatttaatttaattgggggtggggtggggtttggtTTGGGATCATGGAAATTGGTGGTTCT
This region includes:
- the ZFYVE19 gene encoding abscission/NoCut checkpoint regulator isoform X1, with the protein product MESRCYGCAVKFTIFKKEYGCKNCGRAFCSGCLHFSAVVPRAGNTQQKVCKECHEVLTRGSSPNTSKWSPPQNYKKRMAALEAKQKPSAPQNKGLSHPDQLIAERLARLRQENKPKSVPSSAEIEARLAALRDEPQRPIPSTQEMEARLAALQGRPPPAQASQPAHQPPDTRTQTQQAQDLLTQLGAEVAIDQSWEPGGPAASPQKARSQDGPGSSSWSLEEEKSRLLAEAAVELREEKTRQERTLALAKRLAVLQGRDPEKVTLQDYFPDSDDEDEETAVQRLLRQLTEEAALDEASGFNIPQDSAVPPRAPSCRPRAEAQAKEEEEEEEEEEEEEELPWCCICNEDATLRCRGCDGDLYCDRCFREAHDDFDLKEHQTSTYCPPRARREH